A genomic window from Flavobacterium phycosphaerae includes:
- a CDS encoding tetratricopeptide repeat protein: MIKKLSLLCLLLITFLYSCEQKTKTGVLDSKNDSIKKYLDLAGNDTLAFDIKTKYNDKALSFVDLRRDDSLMKFYLNSIAFNYLATKRWNMFKNVSSLYFHKSIETKDTLGLARYYRYKAGFYRKTHILDSSYYYYLKAEKLYKKTNDKLGLGLVYLNKSYVQFEMDDYLGSELSSKKGYHLIKNSKEYFSIYGCFINLGNCYHNMKQYNKAIYFFQKGLEFAKNNNVPNMPYDCPKITCLNNIGNAYRELKKYEKAISFFKLALNDKKLIEKDPLTIVYLQNNMGYCYLKTKNYNYVPSIFFKTDSLFNSLGIKNEQSVSNIYLSEYFFLKKDTLKAIQYSEKALRLAKEAKAPYYYLTALSNAGAINSKKAPQYIKEYHQKNDSLLFDERNARNQYYKIQFETEEITQQKETALKQNWIIASIGLSVLIVLFLVFVIYRQNTKRKELELLQSHQDANEKIYQLMLIQKTNEEEIRQTEKKESHKNYMTVS; encoded by the coding sequence ATGATTAAAAAATTATCCTTACTGTGTTTGCTACTCATAACATTCCTGTATAGTTGTGAGCAAAAAACTAAAACAGGTGTTTTAGATTCAAAAAATGATTCTATCAAGAAGTATTTGGATTTGGCCGGCAATGATACATTGGCATTCGATATAAAAACAAAATACAATGACAAAGCTTTGTCTTTTGTTGACTTGAGGAGGGATGATAGTTTAATGAAATTTTATTTGAATTCAATCGCTTTTAATTATTTGGCAACAAAAAGATGGAATATGTTCAAAAATGTGTCTAGCCTATATTTCCATAAAAGTATTGAAACCAAAGACACTTTAGGATTAGCTAGATATTATCGATATAAAGCTGGTTTTTATAGAAAAACACATATTCTAGATAGTTCATATTATTATTATCTCAAAGCAGAAAAGCTCTATAAAAAAACAAATGATAAATTAGGATTAGGACTAGTCTATCTTAACAAGTCTTATGTACAATTTGAAATGGATGATTATTTAGGCTCTGAGTTATCATCTAAAAAAGGTTATCATTTAATCAAAAACTCTAAAGAATATTTTAGCATTTATGGCTGTTTTATTAACCTTGGCAATTGTTATCATAATATGAAGCAATATAACAAAGCTATTTATTTTTTTCAAAAGGGATTAGAATTTGCAAAAAACAACAATGTACCAAACATGCCTTATGACTGCCCAAAAATTACTTGTTTAAATAATATCGGAAATGCATATAGAGAATTAAAAAAATATGAGAAAGCTATTTCATTTTTTAAACTTGCCTTAAATGACAAAAAATTAATAGAAAAAGACCCTTTAACAATTGTGTATTTGCAAAACAACATGGGATACTGTTATCTGAAAACAAAAAACTACAATTATGTCCCTTCCATCTTTTTTAAAACCGATAGTTTGTTTAATTCGTTAGGGATAAAAAATGAGCAATCAGTTAGCAATATTTATTTATCTGAATATTTTTTTCTTAAAAAAGACACTCTAAAAGCCATTCAATACTCAGAAAAAGCTTTACGATTAGCTAAAGAAGCGAAAGCACCATATTACTATCTGACAGCATTAAGTAATGCGGGAGCAATAAACAGCAAAAAAGCACCTCAATATATTAAGGAATATCATCAAAAAAATGACAGCTTACTTTTTGATGAAAGAAATGCCCGAAATCAATATTACAAAATTCAGTTCGAAACCGAAGAAATCACACAACAAAAAGAAACAGCTCTTAAACAAAATTGGATAATTGCCAGTATAGGATTAAGCGTTTTAATTGTTTTGTTTTTAGTGTTTGTAATTTATCGACAAAATACCAAGAGAAAAGAACTTGAATTGTTACAGTCACATCAAGATGCAAACGAAAAAATCTATCAATTGATGCTGATACAAAAGACAAACGAAGAAGAAATAAGACAAACTGAAAAAAAAGAATCGCACAAGAATTACATGACGGTGTCATGA
- a CDS encoding response regulator, whose amino-acid sequence MEVKVLMVDDHPPIIEGYKAILSFNRYGYDVKTVSAFNCEMAYAVISTTSIPFDLVMLDITLPPFPERNLHSGEDLVALIRKHLPNSKIIILTSHSESLLLLKILREHNPNGLLVKSDFQAEELLMAFDTIVRGENYHSSTIRNLKKKCLKPLKFGIVTIVKSYYFWHKEFKLKTFLNI is encoded by the coding sequence ATGGAAGTAAAGGTATTAATGGTTGATGATCACCCGCCAATTATTGAAGGTTATAAGGCAATTTTATCTTTTAATCGTTATGGTTATGATGTAAAAACCGTATCTGCATTTAATTGTGAAATGGCCTATGCAGTAATTAGTACCACTTCAATTCCATTTGATTTAGTGATGCTTGACATTACTTTACCCCCTTTTCCAGAAAGAAATTTACATTCCGGCGAAGACTTAGTGGCATTGATTAGAAAGCACTTACCAAATTCCAAAATAATTATCCTAACCTCACATTCAGAATCATTATTACTATTAAAAATTTTAAGAGAACATAACCCTAACGGATTACTCGTTAAAAGTGATTTTCAGGCAGAGGAGCTTCTAATGGCTTTTGACACCATCGTGAGAGGAGAGAATTATCACAGTTCAACCATACGAAATCTTAAAAAGAAATGCTTGAAACCACTAAAGTTTGGGATAGTTACAATCGTCAAATCATATTACTTTTGGCACAAGGAATTCAAACTAAAAACCTTCCTGAATATTTGA
- a CDS encoding sensor histidine kinase: MNKLTSTRLNLSILSDKNDPKTIKKCISYVADIFKIEQEIRSITHNMNQNMFKKSNSYYKLLFDFIKEQNRVNETNYYLELNQEIDWVNISSEIKMNLYRIIQEASNNINKHSKAKKAIISIVLDEKNICLSITDNGIGFCTLKKRDGIGIQNIEQRVKKLNGTIIIRSISNKSTTINISIPI, translated from the coding sequence ATGAATAAATTAACCAGTACCCGACTCAATCTTTCAATACTATCTGACAAAAACGATCCGAAAACTATCAAAAAATGCATCAGTTACGTTGCTGATATTTTTAAAATAGAGCAAGAAATCAGGAGTATTACACACAACATGAATCAAAATATGTTTAAAAAATCAAATAGTTACTACAAGTTATTGTTTGATTTTATTAAAGAACAAAATAGAGTCAACGAAACTAATTATTATTTGGAACTTAATCAAGAAATCGATTGGGTTAATATCTCAAGTGAAATAAAAATGAATTTGTATCGCATCATTCAAGAAGCAAGTAATAACATTAATAAACACTCAAAGGCAAAAAAAGCCATTATTAGTATCGTTTTAGACGAAAAAAATATTTGTCTTTCTATTACAGATAACGGAATAGGTTTTTGCACACTGAAAAAAAGGGATGGTATAGGTATTCAGAATATCGAACAACGCGTAAAAAAACTAAATGGAACAATTATCATTAGGTCTATTTCAAATAAAAGTACCACAATTAACATTTCAATTCCAATATAG
- a CDS encoding LytR/AlgR family response regulator transcription factor, producing the protein MSHTYIIIDDSQDDVTKTQAIAERFRNLSFVASANSYDEGVNLILEHQPHLVFLEIDPSDKKSNLALSLINELYRYLSVVPKIIITTSKKELAYEALKYEVIDYLLKPLDINDFRKAILKFDRAIKSDLPHMEVKNPAATFEVLDETVAETLEKEEETEHDVTVKTVPATDSPVMVQKQQSLIICIKSYGDYRYIDSDDILYFEADNNSTDIHLNNGEMITAFKTLKHFETVLPESQFLRIHNSYIINVDQVSRIHTGNTVCYIKNSTTKLPFSKSYKDNVDLIINRIAGGNYLEI; encoded by the coding sequence ATGAGCCACACCTATATTATTATTGATGACAGTCAAGACGATGTCACGAAAACTCAGGCCATTGCTGAGCGTTTTCGTAATTTGTCGTTTGTGGCATCGGCCAATAGTTATGATGAAGGCGTGAATTTAATTCTGGAACACCAACCCCATTTAGTTTTTCTCGAAATTGATCCTTCCGACAAAAAGAGCAATCTTGCCCTGTCGCTTATCAATGAACTATACCGCTATTTAAGTGTGGTTCCCAAGATTATCATTACCACTTCTAAAAAAGAACTGGCCTATGAAGCGCTTAAATACGAAGTCATCGATTATTTATTGAAACCATTAGACATCAATGATTTTCGAAAAGCGATACTCAAATTTGACCGCGCCATCAAATCGGATTTGCCACACATGGAAGTCAAAAATCCGGCAGCCACTTTCGAGGTGTTAGATGAAACGGTAGCAGAAACACTCGAAAAAGAAGAAGAAACCGAGCACGATGTTACAGTAAAAACCGTTCCGGCCACCGATAGCCCTGTGATGGTACAAAAACAACAGTCGCTGATTATTTGTATCAAGTCCTATGGCGATTACCGTTATATTGATTCTGACGACATACTATATTTTGAGGCCGACAACAACTCTACCGACATTCATTTGAACAACGGCGAAATGATAACCGCTTTCAAAACCCTAAAACATTTTGAAACCGTATTGCCCGAATCACAATTCTTACGAATTCACAACAGCTATATCATCAATGTTGACCAAGTTTCTCGTATTCATACCGGTAATACCGTATGTTATATCAAAAACTCTACAACCAAACTTCCCTTCTCAAAATCCTATAAAGACAACGTTGATTTGATTATCAACAGAATAGCCGGCGGCAACTATTTGGAAATTTAG
- a CDS encoding DUF6770 family protein, giving the protein MKNIFIILSLLNFSLFFGQETKLSQLSSSEFMDSKIIYEDNGEDIYGYFILFKKDDVTKYLYDLEYVLLDKNLNKIASNSFTQKHSHNSLVNLKLTIKYLKKENNLLYISFIEKFKTEEYNVISDDIFNYRTLNLKDYKMSDLMIMDNDFKAKVHPDEELRFDYGGKYFFPTDSKGFIAFNHRNATHIVSFTNFKHLNKDVTEFYYLDLNLNKKWSFKFNQDPKGKSFYRYDYQYGDDSDLVFEKRFYEKASSENPKLMLTVFDVKTGRNKYDIQLGDDKYIYDLKKTVLEKDKIILFAKFYEGNKTGYFMLKKSLGYVKIVINRETGAEVSRNVFKWSDLSNKIEIDEFGQLKGGGYIHFLDFTTTKEGKTVIIGESFESGSKTKILDTYVFEFDSTMKVNYFKKVEKFKNTVNIKDGYGNSLEKYNAFDFLFSQKLSEDNYAYFYADNEKEGSSKRNPNWTLGIITYVDGKFDYQKMQLTTQNGQIYPIKAKNGYILLQEEFNKESKEKSELRLEKINY; this is encoded by the coding sequence ATGAAAAACATCTTTATCATTTTATCTCTATTGAATTTTTCCTTGTTTTTTGGACAGGAAACAAAACTAAGTCAATTATCTTCTTCAGAATTTATGGATTCTAAAATTATATACGAAGACAACGGAGAAGATATTTACGGTTATTTTATCTTGTTTAAAAAGGATGACGTCACTAAGTATCTTTATGATTTAGAATATGTTTTGTTAGACAAGAACTTAAATAAAATTGCCTCAAACAGTTTTACACAAAAGCACAGCCACAATAGCCTTGTTAATTTAAAATTGACCATTAAATACTTGAAAAAAGAAAACAATCTTTTATATATCAGTTTTATAGAAAAATTTAAGACCGAAGAATATAATGTCATCAGTGATGATATTTTTAATTACAGGACCTTAAATTTAAAAGACTATAAAATGTCTGATTTGATGATTATGGATAATGATTTTAAGGCAAAAGTACACCCCGATGAAGAATTGAGATTTGATTATGGCGGAAAATACTTTTTCCCTACAGACAGCAAGGGTTTTATAGCCTTTAACCACCGTAACGCTACTCATATCGTTTCATTTACCAATTTTAAACACTTAAATAAAGACGTAACTGAATTTTATTATTTGGATTTAAACCTGAATAAAAAATGGAGTTTTAAGTTCAATCAGGATCCAAAAGGCAAATCTTTTTACCGATATGATTACCAATATGGTGACGATTCAGATTTAGTTTTTGAAAAAAGATTTTATGAAAAGGCTTCTTCAGAAAATCCAAAACTCATGCTAACTGTTTTTGATGTAAAAACAGGTCGTAACAAATATGACATTCAACTAGGAGATGATAAATACATATATGATTTAAAGAAAACTGTTCTTGAAAAGGATAAAATAATTCTGTTTGCCAAGTTTTATGAAGGTAATAAAACAGGCTATTTTATGTTAAAAAAATCACTTGGCTATGTCAAAATTGTCATCAATCGGGAAACAGGAGCAGAAGTAAGCAGAAACGTTTTCAAATGGTCTGACTTGAGTAATAAAATTGAAATAGATGAATTTGGCCAACTAAAAGGCGGAGGATATATTCACTTTCTGGATTTTACAACAACTAAGGAAGGAAAGACTGTTATAATTGGTGAATCCTTTGAATCAGGAAGTAAAACAAAAATTTTAGACACTTACGTTTTTGAATTTGATTCAACGATGAAAGTCAACTACTTCAAGAAAGTTGAAAAATTTAAAAACACGGTGAATATAAAAGATGGGTACGGAAATTCTCTTGAAAAATATAATGCCTTCGATTTTCTTTTTTCTCAAAAACTATCAGAAGACAACTATGCCTATTTTTATGCCGATAATGAAAAAGAAGGATCTTCTAAAAGAAACCCGAATTGGACTTTAGGAATCATCACCTATGTTGATGGTAAATTTGATTATCAAAAAATGCAACTAACCACCCAAAACGGGCAAATTTATCCCATAAAGGCAAAAAACGGATATATTCTTTTACAGGAAGAATTTAATAAAGAATCTAAAGAGAAATCGGAACTGCGATTAGAAAAAATAAACTATTAA
- a CDS encoding M48 family metalloprotease: MLKIKAINNLTKSYSFLVLFFVSVSYGQEKVIDTTNHDFRKNFTAFYLAKTAETDLFIKNIADRKVRKEIETICLENKTTFLDQIKKGVFINDKRYTDLADSLFVKIKKANPQIHNIKLVYALGNESNAYNFGEDIVVIYLKLLQAFENEYQLGFVICHEIAHQMLNHTKTSLLKRVETNLSDQVRKTTRTIDSQRFNKGEKARSALKKMVYGDRAESRKKEIQADSLGFVYFNNAFKTHGKQAIAALKLLDEIDVEKDSVTEKDFENFFTSSRQPFKKEWVTNTEFDNYQYEKAIKFWQVDSLKTHPDCLDRIEALKKYAQKSDDEVVLSTLEYQNLKKATTYDVVLGLHFSKDYGNSLYQTLLLLKKEPDNRFLKSMVYNNLIKIQEAQNNYVLGKYLDNLDPKRSTSYNRLLFFIRKLKKAELENIIEIYKQ, encoded by the coding sequence ATGTTAAAAATAAAAGCCATAAACAACCTCACAAAGAGCTATTCTTTTTTAGTTTTATTCTTTGTGAGTGTTAGTTATGGACAGGAAAAAGTTATTGACACCACCAATCATGACTTTAGAAAAAACTTCACCGCTTTTTATCTGGCAAAAACGGCTGAAACCGATTTGTTTATTAAGAACATTGCAGATCGAAAGGTAAGAAAAGAAATAGAAACCATTTGTCTGGAAAATAAAACTACTTTTTTAGATCAAATAAAAAAAGGCGTTTTTATTAACGATAAAAGATACACTGACTTAGCAGATAGTTTATTCGTTAAAATCAAAAAAGCCAATCCCCAAATTCACAATATAAAACTGGTATATGCATTAGGAAATGAATCCAATGCCTATAACTTTGGAGAAGACATTGTTGTTATTTATTTAAAACTGCTTCAGGCTTTTGAAAATGAATACCAGCTCGGATTTGTAATTTGTCATGAAATCGCACATCAAATGCTAAATCATACCAAAACAAGCCTGCTAAAAAGAGTGGAAACCAACCTATCAGACCAAGTAAGAAAAACAACCCGAACCATAGATAGTCAAAGATTCAATAAAGGCGAAAAAGCCCGTTCAGCACTTAAAAAAATGGTTTATGGCGATAGGGCTGAGAGCAGAAAAAAAGAAATTCAGGCAGATTCATTAGGGTTTGTATATTTTAATAATGCCTTTAAAACCCATGGTAAACAGGCTATAGCTGCCTTAAAATTACTAGATGAAATAGATGTTGAAAAGGATTCAGTAACCGAAAAAGATTTTGAAAATTTCTTTACTTCATCAAGACAACCGTTCAAAAAAGAATGGGTTACCAACACAGAATTTGACAATTACCAATATGAAAAAGCCATTAAATTTTGGCAGGTAGATTCGCTTAAAACGCATCCGGATTGTTTAGATAGAATCGAAGCATTAAAAAAATATGCTCAAAAATCCGATGACGAAGTAGTTTTGTCTACTTTAGAGTATCAAAACTTAAAAAAGGCAACAACATATGATGTTGTTCTGGGATTGCATTTTAGTAAAGATTACGGAAATTCATTGTACCAAACACTGTTATTGTTGAAAAAAGAACCTGATAACCGTTTTTTAAAAAGTATGGTTTACAATAATTTGATTAAGATTCAGGAAGCACAAAACAACTATGTTCTCGGAAAATATCTTGATAATTTAGACCCAAAACGTTCCACCAGTTACAATCGATTGCTGTTTTTCATCAGAAAATTAAAAAAAGCAGAACTCGAAAACATTATCGAAATTTATAAACAATAG